Proteins from a genomic interval of Sphingobacterium lactis:
- a CDS encoding 16S rRNA (uracil(1498)-N(3))-methyltransferase, translated as MHLFYTADIQPDQSQYQLSEEESKHAVRVLRLGVGDRVQLIDGVGGFFESEIQDAHPKRTLLSVISYTPEFQKPSYHLHIAVGPTKNIDRIEWFLEKATEIGIQEITPLISEHSERKDVKTERLNKVIVSAMKQSLKAYMPVLNEAIAFDRFLQHIAEQDGLQKAIAHCEEDAEKKYLNQEFKPGQRYLILIGPEGDFSPVEIEKAISAGFVPISLGEARLRTETAALYACTEIALLNR; from the coding sequence GTGCATTTATTTTACACCGCAGACATACAGCCCGATCAATCCCAATATCAACTTTCAGAAGAAGAGAGCAAACATGCCGTTCGTGTACTTCGACTGGGCGTAGGGGACAGGGTTCAATTGATCGATGGTGTCGGTGGATTCTTCGAGTCAGAGATCCAGGATGCACATCCGAAGAGAACGCTTCTTTCCGTCATTTCCTATACACCGGAATTTCAGAAACCTTCCTACCACCTGCATATCGCCGTTGGGCCGACCAAGAACATCGATCGCATCGAGTGGTTCTTGGAGAAGGCAACGGAAATCGGTATCCAGGAAATTACCCCATTGATCAGCGAGCATTCGGAGCGTAAGGACGTAAAGACTGAGCGCCTGAACAAAGTGATCGTTTCGGCCATGAAACAGTCGCTGAAAGCCTATATGCCCGTGCTGAATGAGGCTATAGCCTTTGATCGCTTCTTACAGCATATTGCTGAGCAGGACGGCTTGCAGAAGGCGATTGCACATTGTGAGGAGGATGCGGAGAAGAAATACCTGAACCAGGAGTTCAAGCCCGGCCAGCGATACCTGATCCTGATCGGACCGGAAGGTGACTTTTCCCCCGTAGAAATAGAAAAGGCCATTTCTGCAGGATTTGTTCCGATTTCCCTTGGGGAAGCCAGACTCCGCACAGAAACGGCCGCGCTGTATGCTTGTACAGAAATTGCCCTGTTGAACCGCTAG
- a CDS encoding hemolysin family protein encodes MAIDIFWTIFLVLANGFFVAAEFAIVKVRASQIELQAKSGSKVAQIAKSITEHLDGYLAATQLGITLASLALGWVGEAVMTQIVQQIFGFFNVELTGKLATNLGHVLAFAIITFLHIVFGELAPKSIAIQKPVATTMKVAIPLQFFYYIFRPIIWCLNGFANFLLRLVGIQVSAHEASHSSEELQYLLEKGKESGALNNAEHELIKNVFDFNERIVKNIMVPRTKIVAVDQNDSAEDFINTVTEEGYSRIPIYDDNIDQIIGVVHTKDILPLIVKGKEVVLKNIMRKPYFIPETKKINDLMTEFQLKRIQIAFVLDEFGGTAGMVTLEDIVEELVGEIQDEYDEETPVVEQISETEFMVDAGASVHDANGYLPLELPESSDYDTVAGLVSHLFEKIPDVGDSTEELGYRFTVIKKTQQNIEFVKLDLIETANDEDEE; translated from the coding sequence ATGGCAATTGATATTTTTTGGACTATCTTTTTAGTGCTGGCAAATGGTTTTTTCGTTGCTGCGGAATTCGCTATTGTTAAAGTTCGGGCCTCCCAGATAGAGCTGCAGGCAAAGTCCGGCAGTAAGGTTGCGCAGATTGCCAAGAGCATCACGGAACACCTGGACGGTTACCTGGCCGCTACCCAATTGGGTATTACCCTAGCCTCCCTGGCCTTGGGTTGGGTCGGTGAAGCCGTTATGACCCAGATCGTGCAACAGATCTTCGGGTTCTTCAATGTTGAACTTACCGGTAAATTGGCAACAAACTTGGGCCATGTCCTGGCCTTTGCCATCATTACCTTTTTACATATTGTTTTCGGTGAATTGGCACCGAAGAGTATCGCTATCCAGAAACCAGTGGCAACGACCATGAAAGTGGCCATTCCATTGCAGTTCTTCTATTACATCTTCCGACCCATCATCTGGTGTCTGAATGGGTTTGCAAACTTCTTGTTGCGCTTGGTCGGTATCCAGGTCAGCGCCCATGAAGCCAGCCATTCATCCGAGGAATTGCAGTACCTCTTGGAAAAAGGGAAGGAAAGCGGTGCCCTGAACAATGCGGAGCACGAGCTGATCAAGAATGTGTTCGATTTTAACGAGCGTATCGTGAAGAATATCATGGTGCCCCGTACCAAGATCGTAGCCGTGGACCAGAACGACTCTGCCGAAGATTTTATCAATACCGTAACGGAAGAAGGATACTCCCGCATTCCGATCTATGATGACAATATCGACCAGATCATTGGGGTTGTCCATACCAAGGATATCCTACCGTTGATCGTGAAAGGTAAAGAAGTGGTGCTGAAGAATATCATGCGGAAGCCATACTTTATCCCGGAAACCAAGAAGATCAATGACCTGATGACGGAGTTCCAATTGAAGCGTATCCAGATCGCATTTGTCCTGGATGAATTCGGTGGAACAGCAGGGATGGTTACATTGGAAGATATCGTGGAGGAATTGGTCGGTGAGATCCAGGATGAGTACGATGAGGAAACACCGGTTGTGGAGCAAATTTCCGAAACGGAGTTCATGGTGGATGCTGGTGCTTCGGTGCACGATGCCAATGGCTACCTGCCACTGGAATTGCCGGAGAGCTCCGACTATGATACCGTAGCAGGTTTGGTGTCACACCTATTCGAGAAGATCCCTGATGTGGGGGATAGCACGGAGGAATTGGGCTATCGCTTCACGGTCATCAAGAAGACCCAACAGAATATTGAGTTTGTTAAACTCGACCTTATCGAAACTGCAAACGACGAGGACGAAGAATAA
- a CDS encoding inorganic diphosphatase: protein MVFSAPAGQQQTKHPWHQVSPGKDAPRTVTAVVEIPRGSRAKYEIDKASGMIKLDRVLHSSMVYPTNYGFIPQSYCGDRDPLDILVISSVDLVPASLVDAKVIGVMRMTDSGDQDDKVIAVSKNDMAVNHINDISELPPHTMKEIVQFFQEYKNLEGKKVIIENVSGREVAQKIILESLDLYKKEFANKNLNHGN from the coding sequence ATGGTCTTTTCTGCTCCTGCAGGACAGCAGCAGACAAAACACCCATGGCATCAGGTATCCCCGGGTAAGGATGCGCCGCGCACCGTTACGGCTGTTGTGGAAATTCCCCGAGGTTCCCGCGCAAAATATGAAATAGATAAAGCTTCCGGGATGATTAAGCTCGATAGGGTGTTACATTCCTCTATGGTGTACCCTACAAATTATGGGTTTATACCGCAAAGTTACTGTGGAGACCGGGATCCACTGGACATCCTCGTGATCAGTTCAGTGGATCTTGTTCCTGCATCCCTGGTGGATGCAAAAGTGATCGGCGTGATGCGTATGACGGATTCCGGCGATCAGGATGATAAGGTAATCGCCGTGTCGAAGAACGATATGGCCGTGAACCATATCAATGATATTTCGGAGTTACCTCCGCATACCATGAAAGAAATTGTTCAATTCTTTCAAGAATATAAGAATCTTGAAGGAAAAAAAGTTATTATTGAAAATGTAAGCGGTCGCGAGGTCGCACAAAAAATTATATTAGAGAGCTTGGACCTGTATAAGAAAGAATTCGCTAATAAAAACCTAAATCATGGCAATTGA
- a CDS encoding inorganic diphosphatase encodes MSTQHPWHQVSPGEDLPNSVNAIIEIPKGSKAKYEIDKDSGLIKLDRVLFSSVMYPANYGFIPQTYCDDKDPLDILVLCSVDVYPMCMIEAKVVGVMHMIDNGEQDDKIIAVAKHDMSVNYINDLSELPPHTMKEIVRFFQDYKALEGKNVTIENLYGRTYAQNIIMESVELYNKEIRPTL; translated from the coding sequence ATGAGTACACAACATCCTTGGCATCAAGTATCTCCTGGTGAGGACTTGCCTAACTCCGTAAATGCCATTATCGAAATTCCTAAAGGTTCGAAAGCGAAATACGAAATCGACAAAGATAGCGGTTTGATCAAACTTGACCGTGTATTGTTCTCCTCGGTAATGTATCCAGCAAACTATGGTTTTATTCCACAGACCTACTGTGACGATAAAGATCCTTTGGATATTTTAGTTTTATGCTCAGTTGATGTTTACCCGATGTGTATGATCGAAGCGAAAGTTGTCGGTGTGATGCACATGATCGACAATGGTGAACAAGACGACAAGATTATTGCCGTTGCGAAGCACGATATGTCTGTAAACTACATCAACGACCTATCGGAATTGCCTCCGCATACCATGAAAGAAATCGTTCGCTTTTTCCAAGATTACAAAGCGCTAGAAGGTAAGAACGTGACCATCGAGAACCTATATGGCCGTACCTATGCGCAGAACATCATCATGGAAAGTGTGGAACTTTATAATAAAGAGATTAGACCAACACTTTAA
- a CDS encoding DedA family protein, which yields MQEYLLSFQQLLDAEYLLSHGGFYIVCLIVFAETGLFFGFFLPGDYLLFLAGLFCALNKIDVDIVTLYFGILGAGILGNFTGYWFGHRTGPMLFKRKDTILFKRKYVIMAEEFFQKYGGTALIIGRFVPIIRTFAPIFAGVVQLNFRKFVIYNVLGALLWVSLLTLTGYYLGVKFPWIIEYVEYIIVALIVIAFLPIVIALLKKWLKNRKTKDEINKQ from the coding sequence ATGCAAGAATACTTGTTGTCCTTTCAACAACTGTTAGATGCTGAATATCTTTTAAGTCACGGTGGTTTTTACATCGTATGCCTAATTGTTTTTGCAGAAACCGGATTATTTTTTGGATTCTTTTTGCCGGGGGACTATTTACTGTTCCTGGCGGGTCTTTTCTGTGCCCTGAATAAGATCGATGTGGATATTGTTACACTTTATTTCGGGATTTTGGGGGCCGGTATATTGGGGAACTTTACGGGCTACTGGTTTGGCCATCGAACGGGGCCCATGCTGTTTAAACGAAAGGATACGATACTTTTCAAGCGGAAGTACGTGATCATGGCAGAAGAGTTTTTCCAGAAATATGGGGGTACTGCATTAATTATTGGTCGATTTGTACCCATAATTCGTACATTTGCACCCATCTTTGCAGGTGTAGTGCAACTGAATTTCAGGAAGTTCGTCATCTATAATGTACTGGGAGCACTTCTCTGGGTGTCCCTGTTAACTTTGACAGGCTATTATTTGGGGGTTAAATTCCCATGGATCATCGAATATGTTGAATACATCATCGTAGCACTGATCGTGATAGCTTTCCTACCTATTGTCATTGCCCTGCTGAAGAAATGGTTAAAGAACAGAAAAACGAAAGACGAAATAAACAAACAGTAA
- a CDS encoding HIT family protein has protein sequence MSTIFSKIVAGEIPAHKVAESNDFLAFLDVNPLTEGHVLVIPKKETDYIFDIGDDEYMGMWVFAKIVAQGIKKAFPCKKVGVAVIGLEVAHAHIHLIPLNNVQDMNFSKPKLSLPEETMVQIAEQIRDAISTITNP, from the coding sequence ATGTCTACTATATTCTCAAAGATTGTTGCGGGTGAAATTCCTGCACATAAAGTTGCTGAAAGTAATGATTTCTTAGCGTTTTTAGACGTTAATCCACTAACTGAAGGGCATGTCCTTGTAATTCCCAAAAAAGAAACTGACTATATCTTTGACATCGGCGACGATGAATACATGGGTATGTGGGTTTTTGCGAAGATTGTCGCTCAGGGTATCAAGAAAGCATTCCCGTGCAAGAAAGTTGGTGTTGCGGTAATCGGTCTGGAAGTTGCACATGCACACATTCACCTGATTCCGTTGAACAACGTTCAGGACATGAACTTTAGTAAACCGAAGTTAAGCCTACCTGAGGAAACCATGGTGCAGATTGCCGAGCAAATCAGGGATGCGATTTCAACAATAACAAATCCTTAA
- the greA gene encoding transcription elongation factor GreA: protein MAEVTYYTEEGLTKLKEELQYLKTEGRANIAKAIAEARDKGDLSENAEYDAAKEAQGLHEAKIAKLEEVLASARIIDESNLDTSKVLALSFVKIKNKKTGAVMSYQLVSETEADLKAGKISVKSPIAQGLLGLQVGDIAKVEVPAGQMELEVLEISR, encoded by the coding sequence ATGGCAGAAGTAACTTATTACACAGAAGAAGGTTTAACCAAGTTAAAAGAAGAATTGCAGTACCTTAAAACTGAGGGGCGTGCGAACATAGCCAAAGCCATTGCGGAAGCAAGGGACAAGGGTGACCTTTCAGAAAATGCAGAATACGATGCTGCAAAAGAAGCACAGGGTCTTCACGAGGCAAAGATTGCCAAATTGGAAGAGGTATTGGCTTCAGCACGCATTATCGACGAGTCCAACCTGGATACATCCAAGGTATTGGCCTTATCTTTTGTAAAGATCAAGAATAAGAAAACTGGGGCAGTGATGTCCTATCAATTGGTGTCCGAAACGGAGGCTGATTTGAAAGCGGGTAAGATTTCCGTGAAATCGCCGATTGCACAAGGGCTTTTGGGTCTTCAGGTTGGCGATATCGCCAAGGTGGAAGTGCCTGCAGGTCAGATGGAATTGGAAGTTTTAGAGATTTCCCGATAA
- a CDS encoding response regulator transcription factor, which yields MNKDITIAVVEDDDNLRFLVSHRLQTENFQVIQSSDGLDAEKVILEQKPDIVLLDWMLPGKEGIEVCESLRKGGFENIIIMMTAKSQDIDKIDAYSYGVTDYITKPFNMDVLVAMIENKVRFFVPKTQNEVYYFGDTEHHPNVHSLIRDGKKIELTILENRILLHFLQNKGRDITREELMEVVWGYSSNVNTRTLDMHVVRLRKKIETNPDKPHYLQTVRGLGYRFIQEDTEEEAE from the coding sequence ATGAATAAAGATATAACAATTGCAGTAGTAGAGGATGATGATAACCTGAGGTTTCTGGTTAGCCATCGCCTGCAAACGGAGAACTTTCAGGTGATTCAGTCCAGTGATGGTCTAGATGCGGAGAAGGTGATCTTGGAACAGAAACCAGATATCGTATTATTGGATTGGATGTTGCCGGGCAAGGAGGGTATTGAAGTCTGTGAGTCGCTTCGTAAGGGTGGCTTTGAGAACATCATTATCATGATGACGGCGAAATCCCAGGATATCGATAAGATCGATGCCTACAGCTACGGTGTTACGGATTATATCACCAAGCCGTTCAATATGGATGTGCTGGTGGCCATGATCGAGAATAAAGTGCGTTTCTTTGTGCCGAAGACCCAGAATGAGGTCTATTACTTCGGCGATACGGAGCATCACCCGAATGTACATTCCCTGATCCGCGATGGCAAGAAAATCGAGTTGACCATTTTGGAGAACCGGATCCTCTTGCACTTCCTGCAGAACAAAGGCCGTGATATCACGCGTGAAGAGCTGATGGAAGTCGTTTGGGGGTACAGCTCCAATGTGAATACGCGTACATTGGATATGCACGTGGTGCGCCTGCGCAAGAAAATTGAGACAAATCCAGATAAACCACATTACCTACAGACCGTTCGTGGCTTAGGTTACAGATTCATTCAGGAAGATACGGAAGAAGAAGCTGAGTAA
- a CDS encoding sensor histidine kinase codes for MIKKASKYRKNIGLLIAFVAFLTVLYIISVFLARSMMSNFVESEFSNRKVDVFDATLKPFNSFFNNDISEVSNYQGYLDSVHALSYSEKILRKNPFVEEVVFYDVLFTNQNMAGRGVRFQNLLIYPRTISSFRLDEENKLIRGRISASENRPTSDDFNNMAIKMVNFLDVLDDSTSLTENDIYRIFYNTVPGKITYLNIPRINALRAYKTLMEDTTAASLPVAFDQDLFVYKVNPLKIKIENNQPRLYENIRIKAIADPNVLEEKAYLSTDMPLPGAFSEYKLQFDSSEKFLLGEINRRFFPVVLGVSLLYVILLLIVYLIYRNISINSRLFQLQYDFINNLTHEFKTPVSVIKIAGNNIRSAEKLSDQERGMYGKILDQEADKLNNLMNKLLSFTQIENRSLKFKGEYVDLNSFCEEVFEANRIKYPDLTLTSNIDVDSKMYTDPVLLHSVFQNLIDNAYKYSEVSRKFIDISVEQSKKNFVMKFSDQGIGINKNELKNIFKKFYRVKNQFNQGGSVGLGLAFCKEITEFMGGEIKVQSIEGEGTTFTLVFPK; via the coding sequence ATGATAAAAAAGGCAAGTAAATACAGGAAGAACATTGGTCTCTTGATAGCCTTTGTGGCCTTTTTGACCGTGCTGTACATCATTTCGGTGTTCTTGGCGCGGAGCATGATGTCGAATTTCGTGGAATCGGAGTTTTCCAACCGGAAGGTAGATGTCTTCGATGCCACCCTTAAACCGTTCAACAGCTTTTTTAACAACGATATCTCGGAAGTATCCAATTATCAGGGTTACCTGGATTCCGTCCATGCCCTGAGCTATTCGGAGAAAATCCTACGGAAGAATCCTTTTGTGGAGGAAGTGGTCTTCTACGATGTCCTCTTTACCAATCAGAATATGGCCGGGCGTGGGGTCCGCTTCCAGAATCTATTGATCTATCCACGTACCATTTCCTCCTTCCGTTTGGATGAGGAGAATAAACTGATCAGGGGGCGTATTTCGGCCTCCGAGAACCGCCCGACATCGGATGATTTCAACAACATGGCCATTAAGATGGTGAATTTCCTGGATGTCCTGGATGATTCCACCTCCCTTACGGAGAACGATATCTATCGGATTTTCTACAATACCGTGCCGGGAAAGATTACCTACCTGAACATCCCGCGTATCAATGCGCTTCGGGCGTACAAGACCCTCATGGAGGATACCACGGCAGCATCCTTGCCGGTGGCCTTTGATCAGGATCTGTTCGTGTACAAGGTGAATCCGCTAAAGATCAAAATCGAGAACAATCAGCCACGGCTGTATGAAAATATCCGTATCAAAGCTATTGCCGATCCGAATGTACTGGAAGAAAAGGCATACCTTTCAACGGATATGCCGTTGCCAGGTGCATTTTCGGAATACAAATTGCAGTTTGATTCATCAGAGAAATTCCTGTTGGGTGAGATCAACCGGCGTTTCTTCCCGGTGGTGCTGGGGGTATCGTTACTATACGTTATTCTGTTATTGATCGTTTACCTGATATACAGAAATATTTCGATCAACAGCAGGCTGTTCCAGTTGCAGTATGATTTCATCAATAACCTGACGCATGAGTTCAAGACTCCGGTGAGTGTGATCAAAATTGCGGGGAATAATATCCGAAGTGCCGAGAAACTGTCCGATCAGGAGCGTGGGATGTACGGCAAGATCTTGGATCAGGAAGCTGATAAATTAAATAATTTGATGAATAAGCTCCTGTCTTTCACGCAGATAGAAAATAGAAGTTTGAAATTCAAGGGCGAGTATGTGGATTTGAACAGTTTTTGCGAGGAAGTATTTGAAGCCAATCGAATAAAATACCCGGATCTGACACTGACATCGAATATCGATGTGGATAGCAAGATGTACACAGATCCAGTATTATTACACTCGGTGTTTCAGAATTTAATTGATAATGCTTATAAATATTCAGAAGTTTCGAGAAAATTTATAGATATTAGTGTGGAGCAATCGAAGAAGAATTTTGTAATGAAATTCAGCGATCAGGGTATTGGTATCAACAAGAACGAGCTGAAGAATATCTTCAAGAAGTTCTACCGCGTCAAGAATCAATTCAATCAAGGCGGTAGTGTTGGACTAGGCTTAGCATTTTGTAAAGAAATTACTGAATTTATGGGCGGGGAGATCAAAGTTCAGAGTATTGAGGGTGAAGGGACGACCTTCACATTGGTTTTTCCGAAATAA
- a CDS encoding S9 family peptidase: MNLRILFSVLSCLLVLVSCEEKQSNQKIVPIEDFFVKPERTSFKLSPDGSKIAYLGEHDHCKNIFILDLQEPDSSKQLTYQVNLNVQHFFWLDEQRIIFSNTQSSADSLRLFHIDIKTEKRQALLKPEKAKLRWVGPIKAHNGSLLVGMNSRDSSLFDLYRVFLDGRPKELVAKNPGNVMNWIGSPDGVVRIALTSDSVQETLLYRRTERDPFKEVMVNDFETLFYPIGFVKGSTDHIYAFSNRNRDRMALVEFDASTGQELRNIHENKRGDLSIEGYSHNLQEMVYVSSFADKYQKEVFNASYREVYQELKKKFKDSEISFLDVDKQQEGFVVRVFSDIHAGETYYYNRRTKVLDLLNEENPKLKNIPFNPMEEVEFLSRDNKNIHAYITYPKGQKKNIPVVVLVHDGPNRRAEWGFDPEVQFLANRGYAVFQVNYRGSIGYGKDFWSAGFKEWGGKIQSDITDGVAWLIHQGIADKNRIAIMGTGFGGYSALYAAAFNPSLYKCAISSSGYSNLFTYFREIPPHLKHYVQLFYRIIGNPESESELFQSISPIFHADKVRIPVLFFQGGLDKYSSVTDANQFVGKLKGNGIPVRYFFKKDEGKRFKNEENIVEYYMEIENFLGEYLK, from the coding sequence ATGAATTTAAGAATATTGTTCTCTGTTTTGAGTTGTTTACTGGTGTTGGTATCGTGTGAGGAGAAACAGAGCAATCAGAAAATTGTGCCCATCGAGGACTTTTTTGTAAAACCAGAAAGGACTTCCTTTAAGCTATCGCCGGACGGCAGCAAGATCGCTTATCTGGGGGAGCATGACCATTGCAAGAATATTTTCATCCTGGACCTCCAAGAGCCGGATTCCTCGAAGCAGCTTACCTATCAGGTTAACCTCAATGTCCAGCATTTCTTTTGGCTGGATGAACAACGGATCATCTTCTCGAATACCCAATCGTCCGCAGATAGTCTGCGACTCTTCCATATTGACATCAAGACAGAAAAACGGCAAGCCCTCTTAAAGCCCGAAAAGGCGAAGTTGCGCTGGGTTGGGCCCATTAAAGCCCATAACGGCAGTCTACTGGTGGGCATGAACTCACGGGATTCCTCACTGTTCGACTTGTACCGTGTTTTCCTGGATGGACGTCCCAAAGAACTGGTCGCGAAGAACCCGGGGAATGTCATGAACTGGATCGGATCACCGGATGGGGTCGTCCGTATCGCCCTGACCAGCGATAGCGTGCAGGAAACCCTGCTGTACCGTCGTACCGAAAGAGATCCATTCAAGGAGGTTATGGTCAATGATTTCGAAACGCTTTTTTATCCCATCGGTTTTGTGAAGGGATCCACGGATCATATTTACGCTTTTTCCAACAGGAACCGCGACCGTATGGCGTTGGTGGAGTTTGATGCTTCAACGGGTCAGGAACTGCGGAATATCCACGAGAATAAGCGGGGGGACCTCAGTATTGAGGGATATTCCCATAACCTGCAGGAAATGGTTTATGTAAGTTCCTTTGCCGATAAATACCAAAAGGAAGTATTCAATGCATCCTACCGGGAAGTGTACCAGGAACTGAAAAAGAAATTCAAAGACTCCGAAATCAGTTTCCTGGATGTGGATAAACAGCAGGAAGGATTTGTCGTGCGAGTGTTCAGCGATATCCATGCAGGGGAGACCTATTATTACAACCGCAGGACGAAAGTGTTGGATCTGCTGAATGAGGAGAATCCGAAATTAAAGAACATTCCATTCAACCCGATGGAGGAAGTGGAATTCCTTTCCCGGGACAACAAGAACATTCACGCCTATATCACCTACCCAAAAGGGCAAAAGAAGAATATACCGGTCGTTGTATTGGTGCATGATGGTCCGAATCGTCGAGCGGAATGGGGTTTCGATCCCGAAGTGCAATTCTTGGCCAATCGGGGATATGCGGTGTTTCAGGTGAACTACCGCGGTTCCATTGGCTATGGCAAAGATTTTTGGTCTGCAGGATTCAAGGAGTGGGGTGGAAAGATTCAGAGTGATATTACCGATGGGGTCGCCTGGTTGATCCATCAGGGGATTGCCGATAAAAACCGGATTGCCATCATGGGAACTGGTTTTGGAGGGTATTCTGCATTGTATGCTGCCGCATTCAACCCATCCCTGTACAAATGCGCCATCTCCTCTTCCGGTTATAGCAATTTATTTACGTATTTTAGGGAAATACCGCCGCACCTGAAGCATTATGTGCAACTGTTCTATCGGATCATTGGCAATCCGGAATCCGAGTCGGAGCTATTCCAGTCGATTTCGCCAATTTTCCATGCAGATAAGGTCCGTATACCGGTGCTGTTCTTTCAGGGCGGACTGGATAAGTACAGTTCCGTAACGGATGCCAACCAATTCGTTGGGAAATTGAAAGGGAATGGTATACCTGTCCGTTATTTCTTCAAGAAGGATGAAGGCAAGCGGTTCAAGAATGAAGAGAATATCGTGGAATACTATATGGAGATCGAGAATTTCCTTGGTGAATACCTGAAATAA
- a CDS encoding DUF4286 family protein: MFLYNVSLIIEDSIHLELLDYTKKVLQQHPDSTLKLLKMLHSPHEGQTYCLQAVVNSEVDIEGLRELVIRKIQEQINARHPEKAFLFESIMQYIPHD; this comes from the coding sequence ATGTTCCTATACAACGTTTCCCTCATTATTGAAGACAGTATACACCTTGAATTGCTGGATTACACAAAGAAAGTTCTGCAGCAACACCCTGATTCAACGTTGAAATTATTGAAAATGTTGCATTCGCCACATGAAGGGCAGACCTATTGCCTACAGGCGGTCGTCAATTCAGAGGTAGATATCGAAGGATTAAGAGAACTGGTGATCCGTAAGATCCAAGAGCAGATCAATGCACGGCATCCGGAAAAGGCATTCCTGTTCGAGAGCATCATGCAGTATATTCCGCACGATTAA
- a CDS encoding DUF983 domain-containing protein, with amino-acid sequence MISKIQAVAASKCPKCRTGKMFTGPVYGFRRQKMHEYCPHCGFKFEIEPGYFYAAMYVSYAFSVAQVLTLALVTALITKSESPWLYIGVLFAAIVIFAPFNLRYSRLVLLHFLSPKVTFDPRLYGEREEEAKVKG; translated from the coding sequence ATGATTTCAAAAATTCAAGCAGTAGCAGCGAGTAAATGTCCGAAGTGTCGGACAGGCAAGATGTTCACCGGGCCGGTTTATGGATTCCGGAGGCAGAAGATGCACGAATATTGCCCGCACTGTGGGTTCAAGTTCGAAATTGAACCGGGTTACTTCTATGCAGCTATGTATGTGAGCTATGCTTTTTCGGTAGCTCAGGTCTTGACGCTGGCCTTGGTGACCGCGCTGATCACCAAGAGCGAATCGCCATGGTTGTATATCGGTGTGCTGTTTGCGGCGATCGTCATCTTTGCACCGTTCAACCTTCGGTACTCCCGATTGGTCCTGCTGCACTTCCTTTCCCCGAAAGTAACCTTTGATCCCCGGCTTTATGGAGAACGGGAAGAGGAAGCGAAGGTGAAGGGTTAA
- a CDS encoding RluA family pseudouridine synthase, with product MAITDQDVLYEDNHLIAINKRGGDIVQVDVSGDASMEDMVKDYLAKKYNKPNGAFLGVIHRLDRPVSGMILFAKTSKGLDRMNRLFHDRKVTKTYLAVVREMPPQKKGTLKNWLLRDRKKMITKAYDREVKNGSYAELTYEVVGTLEGYYLLKINPLTGRTHQIRSQLSFMGCPIVGDNKYGYQRGSHRRTICLHSRSLTFTHPIKEEEMTIKASLPEDGFWEKFNVLLKGDF from the coding sequence ATGGCAATTACAGATCAAGATGTCCTCTATGAAGATAACCACCTGATCGCGATCAATAAGCGGGGTGGGGATATTGTGCAGGTAGATGTCTCCGGGGATGCGTCGATGGAGGATATGGTGAAGGACTATCTGGCAAAAAAATACAATAAACCCAATGGGGCATTCCTGGGTGTTATCCATCGATTGGATCGCCCGGTCAGCGGTATGATCCTGTTCGCCAAGACCAGCAAGGGCTTGGATCGGATGAATCGACTCTTTCACGACCGGAAGGTTACCAAAACCTATCTGGCCGTCGTTCGGGAGATGCCTCCCCAAAAGAAGGGTACCCTGAAGAATTGGCTGTTGCGGGACCGCAAGAAGATGATTACCAAAGCTTATGACCGGGAAGTCAAGAACGGCAGCTATGCCGAACTGACCTATGAGGTGGTAGGTACCTTGGAAGGGTATTACCTGTTGAAGATCAATCCGCTAACAGGTCGGACGCACCAGATCCGCAGTCAACTGTCGTTTATGGGATGCCCGATCGTGGGAGACAATAAATATGGATACCAACGGGGCAGCCACCGCAGAACCATCTGTTTGCACTCCAGGTCGCTTACCTTTACCCATCCCATCAAAGAAGAGGAGATGACCATAAAAGCCTCCCTGCCCGAAGACGGATTCTGGGAGAAATTCAATGTACTTCTGAAGGGAGATTTCTAA